Genomic DNA from Arenicella chitinivorans:
TTTCGTACTTGAACCATGTAACCGTGGCGGTTAGGGAAACCAAGAGACTTGAATGACTGTGAGGTAAAAGACGCGACGGTGTTATTCAATACCGTGACCACCAATATATTTAGCTGGAGTACCCGACATACTCGAAATGATGGGTTTTGCTTCACCAATTAACGCTTGTATCTTCTCATTCGCTAACGAGTTTTGATGATCATTTTTACTAGACCAAAGCTCCGTCACGAGAATTTGGTTTTCGTCCGTCAGTGACTGCTGAACCACATAGAGTTCACAACCCTCCATAGTTGAAACCACGTTGGATGCTCGAAGCATTATCGCCGCCAGCTCAGAACCTTTACCGGGGCTGGCGGTTAGAACTGCCTGCATTCCAAATTTCAAATTTTGTTCCTGTAGTTGTTCTGCGGCAGCAGAAAAACTGAGTAAAAGAATTACTATGGTGCTCGCTATGTATTTAATGACGTTTTCTCCTAACGCCCGCAATGCCAGCGAACCAAACCCGCATGGCTGGCAATCTGAATCGTTAACCTTGTTGTTACTGAGCGGCGGTTGCGTGATTTTTACGCCAAATATAGTGGAAAATCGCTCGCACAATGATGACA
This window encodes:
- a CDS encoding putative quinol monooxygenase codes for the protein MRALGENVIKYIASTIVILLLSFSAAAEQLQEQNLKFGMQAVLTASPGKGSELAAIMLRASNVVSTMEGCELYVVQQSLTDENQILVTELWSSKNDHQNSLANEKIQALIGEAKPIISSMSGTPAKYIGGHGIE